The Bacteroidota bacterium genome includes a region encoding these proteins:
- the mfd gene encoding transcription-repair coupling factor, with the protein MKSALNLSSLLKIYFGDERVLSIAKLLEEKKSVSIKGLAGSSLSFIIRAVSEKKSRVHLVILQDKEESAYILNDLETLGSKALFFPSSFKKPYTIEDQDTSSIQLRAEVLNALRSNELLIIVSYSDAIAEKVISKEHLEKNSINITKGEKISLSFLTDILNEYGFEQCDYVVEPGQFSVRGGIVDIFSFSNNAPFRIELSGDEVESIRTFDTVSQLSLQHFDCASILPNIQEKMSEGKSTSIIDFILENKNDLCIWIDNAPQSLNIIDERLKSLSEKSDLFLSAEELKNEFQKVSIVEFGNLSSSGGGEGVGYINFNFSPQPSFNKNFNLLEANLKTNSEKDFQNFIFCDSAKQSERLHAIFESLSSEGKNLEFTPLISSIHEGFVDNNQKISCYTDHQIFGRYHRYKIKSGGFKKSEVLTIKMLKSLQPGDYVTHIDYGIGRFGGLEKIVVNEKEQEAIRLVYKDNDTLYISIHSLHQISKHTGKEGEAPRLDKLGSNAWTNLKRKTKKKVKEIAFDLIKLYAQRKQQKGFAFSPDSYLQNELEASFIYEDTPDQLKSTNDVKRDMEEESPMDRLICGDVGFGKTEIAIRASFKAACDSKQTAVLVPTTILALQHFKTFSDRMKELPVTIDYINRFKSAKDQKESLKKLAEGKTDIIIGTHRLLGKDVKFKDLGLMIVDEEQKFGVGAKDKLKLLKANVDTLTLTATPIPRTLQFSMMGARDLSIINTPPPNRYPVHTELHQFNEKIIKEGIEYELQRSGQVFFVHNRVQNIGRYAELIQKLCPKARMLVAHGQLKGETLEKAMMNFVEGEFDVLVCTTIIESGLDIPNANTIIINDAQNYGLSDMYQLRGRVGRSNKKAFCYLLTPPYATLTNEAKKRLRAIEEFSELGSGINVAMRDLDIRGAGNLLGAEQSGFITEIGYEMYQKILDEAMAELKEEMQETKDEGRETRENFTRHPTLDSRPFTRDCVIDTDLSILIPDEYVENIAERIALYQQLDNSKTEEDLTAFEKQLQDRFGEIPSQTKKLIIVVRLRWLAIELGFEKLFLKNGKLTAWFVSNKNSPYYQSETFSKNLRFVQSNPKTCTMNEGENKLTLKVENIKDIDGAMEIMKRMKD; encoded by the coding sequence AGAAGAAAAAAAATCTGTTTCAATCAAAGGGCTTGCAGGTTCTTCACTTTCATTTATCATTCGTGCTGTTTCTGAAAAAAAATCAAGAGTTCATCTTGTAATCCTTCAGGACAAAGAAGAATCCGCCTATATCCTGAATGACTTAGAAACGCTTGGCTCTAAAGCTTTATTTTTTCCTTCTTCTTTCAAAAAACCATATACAATTGAAGATCAAGATACTTCATCCATTCAATTGAGGGCAGAAGTTCTGAATGCACTTCGTTCAAATGAATTATTAATTATTGTTTCTTATTCGGATGCAATAGCCGAAAAAGTAATTTCAAAAGAGCATCTTGAGAAAAATTCAATAAACATCACTAAAGGGGAAAAGATTTCTCTATCGTTTCTCACGGACATTTTAAATGAATATGGTTTTGAACAATGTGATTATGTAGTGGAACCTGGGCAGTTCTCTGTCCGAGGTGGAATTGTGGATATTTTTTCTTTCTCAAACAATGCGCCCTTCCGAATCGAGCTTTCAGGTGATGAAGTTGAATCCATCCGAACATTCGATACAGTGAGCCAGCTTTCGCTTCAGCACTTTGACTGTGCGTCCATTCTTCCGAACATACAAGAAAAAATGTCTGAAGGCAAATCAACTTCCATTATTGATTTCATTCTTGAAAACAAAAATGATTTATGTATCTGGATTGATAATGCACCCCAATCTCTGAATATAATAGACGAACGATTAAAATCACTTTCGGAAAAATCTGATTTGTTTCTCAGCGCAGAAGAATTGAAAAACGAATTTCAAAAAGTATCGATAGTTGAATTTGGAAATTTGTCCTCCTCCGGAGGGGGTGAAGGTGTAGGATATATCAACTTTAATTTCTCCCCTCAACCTTCCTTCAATAAAAATTTCAATTTGCTTGAAGCAAACCTGAAAACGAATTCAGAAAAAGATTTTCAGAATTTTATTTTCTGCGATTCAGCAAAACAATCTGAACGGCTGCATGCAATTTTTGAATCATTAAGCAGTGAAGGAAAAAATTTAGAATTCACTCCGTTAATTTCTTCCATCCATGAAGGATTTGTTGACAATAATCAAAAAATTTCCTGTTACACTGACCACCAGATTTTTGGCAGGTATCACCGCTACAAAATAAAAAGCGGTGGATTCAAAAAAAGCGAAGTGCTCACTATAAAAATGCTGAAATCACTTCAGCCGGGAGATTATGTAACGCATATTGATTACGGCATCGGGCGATTTGGCGGTTTGGAAAAAATTGTGGTGAACGAAAAAGAACAGGAAGCGATTCGGTTAGTTTATAAGGATAACGACACCTTATATATAAGCATTCACTCGCTTCACCAGATTTCAAAACACACAGGGAAGGAAGGTGAAGCACCACGACTTGACAAACTTGGTTCAAATGCATGGACAAATCTCAAGCGTAAAACAAAAAAGAAAGTCAAGGAAATTGCGTTCGACCTCATCAAACTTTACGCGCAGAGAAAACAACAGAAAGGTTTTGCATTCTCTCCAGATAGTTATTTGCAGAATGAACTTGAAGCGAGTTTCATCTACGAAGATACACCTGACCAATTAAAATCCACCAACGATGTGAAACGGGATATGGAGGAAGAATCTCCTATGGACAGGTTAATTTGCGGAGATGTTGGATTTGGAAAAACAGAAATTGCCATTCGCGCTTCGTTCAAAGCAGCCTGCGACAGCAAACAAACTGCCGTTCTTGTTCCGACAACTATTCTGGCACTTCAACATTTCAAAACATTTTCCGATCGCATGAAAGAATTACCTGTAACAATAGATTACATCAACCGCTTCAAATCAGCAAAAGACCAGAAAGAATCTCTGAAAAAACTTGCCGAAGGAAAAACTGATATCATCATCGGCACACATCGCTTGCTTGGAAAGGATGTAAAGTTCAAAGATTTAGGATTAATGATTGTGGATGAAGAGCAGAAATTCGGAGTAGGTGCAAAAGATAAACTAAAACTTCTAAAAGCAAATGTAGATACACTCACGCTCACTGCAACTCCTATTCCGCGCACACTCCAGTTTTCTATGATGGGTGCGAGGGATTTGTCTATCATCAACACGCCACCGCCAAACCGTTATCCTGTTCACACAGAACTACACCAGTTCAATGAAAAAATAATTAAGGAAGGAATCGAATATGAATTGCAAAGAAGCGGGCAAGTATTTTTCGTTCACAACCGGGTCCAAAATATCGGGCGCTATGCTGAACTCATTCAAAAACTTTGTCCGAAAGCGAGAATGCTAGTTGCTCACGGACAATTGAAAGGCGAGACGCTTGAAAAAGCAATGATGAATTTTGTAGAAGGAGAATTTGATGTGCTCGTGTGTACTACGATTATTGAATCCGGATTGGATATTCCAAATGCGAACACGATTATTATTAATGATGCACAGAATTACGGGTTGAGCGATATGTATCAGTTACGCGGGCGAGTGGGTCGCTCGAACAAAAAAGCTTTTTGCTATTTGCTAACGCCTCCATACGCCACGTTAACTAACGAAGCAAAAAAAAGATTGCGCGCCATTGAAGAATTCTCCGAACTCGGCAGCGGAATTAATGTTGCTATGCGAGATTTGGATATTCGCGGAGCGGGAAATCTATTGGGAGCAGAGCAAAGCGGGTTCATCACTGAAATCGGCTATGAGATGTACCAAAAGATTTTGGATGAAGCGATGGCGGAACTGAAAGAAGAAATGCAAGAGACGAAGGACGAAGGACGAGAGACGAGGGAAAACTTCACCCGACACCCGACTCTCGACTCTCGCCCCTTCACACGTGATTGTGTGATTGATACTGATTTATCCATTCTGATTCCTGATGAATATGTTGAGAACATTGCTGAACGTATTGCATTGTATCAGCAGTTAGACAACAGCAAAACAGAAGAAGACCTCACTGCTTTTGAAAAACAATTGCAGGACCGGTTCGGAGAAATTCCATCGCAGACAAAAAAACTCATCATTGTTGTCCGGCTGCGATGGCTGGCGATTGAACTGGGTTTTGAAAAACTTTTTTTGAAAAATGGAAAGCTTACGGCATGGTTTGTCTCAAATAAAAACTCCCCTTACTATCAAAGCGAAACCTTCTCAAAAAATTTGCGGTTCGTGCAGAGTAATCCGAAAACCTGCACGATGAATGAGGGTGAAAACAAACTGACGTTGAAAGTTGAGAATATAAAAGATATTGATGGAGCGATGGAGATAATGAAGAGAATGAAAGATTAA